The Hyalangium ruber genome has a window encoding:
- a CDS encoding alpha-2-macroglobulin family protein encodes MKRALKIGGILFAGFMLGIVTCGFLFLSSGNVLMASAPALAGNASYMEMDASKAAPGYAMAPPAEELAEGGGGEDRKVSAKKRRQSMPMAKPMPLATSRMEPESELADEFGRVEAEAAPSRAWFPETFLFEPLVVTDAAGQATVPVRVPDRLTRWRVLALGHSRSGAQAGAVTSFAGTLPTYVDPVVPAFLRTGDTVRLPVQVVNTTGGAVEQPLKLSAEGAVVEGNAARTVRVPAQGSVVEYVTLKATQPGPVSVRASLGTTDAVVRGFDVVPTGRPVGQTRGGSLAAPRTLTLEGPAEVEAGSERVRLLVYPGALGVLRAELAAASGRGGVAEDAYALLLSGRAPTLLKTLGETADTEALKAMSMVAGQRVLRAGRSPDVPTAALLAQAALTHPDNPVLSRLGERLAAQVANAQRPDGTCQGADGWTLQRLLVATADCAQAVRAASSASKGGSQRAAAFSARALGAFERNLSQVQEGYTAAAVLASGGVTGSLQERLREQVRQALKKREDGAVSLPVEPGVVRADGTAPPEVEATALAVLALAGDAKAPMADLGTALLSGYQPGLGWGDGRTNLLCLQAAMALFSQPLPSRVQVVLERDGKVLSEGTFDAKALRDVLALEAAAPGSAGAHTWTVRAEPAVPGLGFSLSLSAYVPWKSEKGQGLELAVKVPAEAKVGQPVEVALQAATPAGMALELRYALPAGAQADTQSLERLVAEGKVSSYEVEDGALTLSLPPRDAGVPFQASFRVVPTLAGTLQGGASSLFPVERPDLISYVPPALWTVR; translated from the coding sequence ATGAAGCGCGCACTGAAGATTGGCGGCATCCTGTTCGCGGGGTTCATGCTGGGCATAGTCACCTGCGGCTTCCTGTTCCTGTCCAGTGGCAACGTGCTCATGGCGTCCGCTCCCGCGCTCGCCGGTAACGCGTCGTACATGGAAATGGATGCCTCGAAGGCTGCGCCGGGCTATGCCATGGCGCCTCCGGCGGAGGAACTCGCGGAAGGAGGGGGCGGCGAGGACCGGAAGGTGTCGGCGAAGAAGCGACGCCAGTCCATGCCAATGGCCAAGCCCATGCCCCTGGCGACGTCGAGGATGGAGCCAGAGTCCGAGCTGGCGGATGAGTTCGGCAGAGTGGAGGCCGAGGCGGCGCCCAGCCGCGCCTGGTTCCCCGAGACATTCCTCTTCGAGCCGCTGGTGGTGACGGACGCGGCCGGACAGGCGACGGTGCCGGTGCGGGTGCCGGACCGGCTCACCCGGTGGCGGGTGCTGGCCCTGGGGCACTCGCGCTCGGGCGCGCAGGCGGGCGCGGTGACGAGCTTCGCGGGCACGCTTCCCACCTATGTGGACCCGGTGGTGCCCGCCTTCCTGCGCACGGGGGACACCGTGCGCCTGCCCGTGCAGGTGGTGAACACCACGGGCGGAGCGGTGGAGCAGCCGCTGAAGCTCTCGGCCGAGGGCGCGGTGGTGGAGGGCAATGCCGCCCGCACCGTGCGGGTGCCCGCCCAGGGCAGCGTGGTGGAGTACGTGACGCTGAAGGCCACCCAGCCGGGCCCTGTCTCCGTGCGGGCCTCGCTGGGCACCACCGACGCGGTGGTGCGCGGCTTCGACGTGGTGCCCACCGGGCGGCCGGTGGGCCAGACGCGCGGGGGCTCGCTCGCGGCGCCGCGCACCCTCACGCTGGAGGGGCCGGCGGAGGTGGAGGCCGGCAGCGAGCGGGTGCGGCTGCTGGTGTACCCGGGCGCCCTGGGCGTGCTGCGCGCGGAGCTGGCCGCCGCCAGCGGGCGCGGGGGCGTGGCGGAGGATGCCTACGCGCTGCTGCTGTCGGGCCGCGCGCCCACGCTGCTGAAGACGCTGGGCGAGACGGCGGACACCGAGGCGCTCAAGGCCATGTCCATGGTGGCCGGGCAGCGGGTGCTGCGCGCGGGCCGCTCGCCGGACGTGCCCACCGCGGCGCTGCTGGCGCAGGCGGCGCTCACCCACCCGGACAACCCGGTGCTCTCGCGGCTCGGGGAGCGCCTGGCCGCGCAGGTGGCCAACGCGCAACGCCCGGATGGCACCTGCCAGGGCGCGGACGGGTGGACGCTGCAGCGGCTGCTGGTGGCCACCGCCGACTGCGCGCAGGCGGTGCGCGCGGCCTCCAGCGCCTCCAAGGGCGGGAGCCAGCGGGCTGCGGCCTTCAGCGCGCGGGCCCTCGGCGCCTTCGAGCGCAACCTCTCGCAGGTGCAGGAGGGCTACACCGCGGCGGCCGTGCTGGCCAGCGGCGGGGTGACGGGCTCGCTCCAGGAGCGCCTGCGTGAGCAGGTGCGCCAGGCGCTGAAGAAGCGCGAGGACGGCGCGGTGTCCCTGCCGGTGGAGCCCGGCGTGGTGCGCGCGGACGGGACGGCGCCGCCCGAGGTGGAGGCCACGGCGCTGGCGGTGCTCGCGCTCGCCGGAGACGCCAAGGCGCCGATGGCGGACCTGGGCACGGCGCTGCTCTCCGGCTACCAGCCGGGGTTGGGCTGGGGCGATGGCCGCACCAACCTCCTGTGCCTCCAGGCCGCGATGGCGCTCTTCTCCCAGCCGCTGCCCTCGCGGGTGCAGGTGGTGCTCGAGCGCGATGGCAAGGTGCTCAGCGAAGGCACCTTCGATGCCAAGGCCCTGCGCGACGTGCTGGCGCTGGAGGCGGCGGCGCCGGGCTCGGCGGGAGCGCACACGTGGACGGTGCGCGCGGAGCCCGCGGTGCCAGGGTTGGGCTTCTCGCTGTCACTGAGCGCCTATGTGCCGTGGAAGTCCGAGAAGGGCCAGGGGCTGGAGCTGGCGGTGAAGGTGCCGGCAGAGGCGAAGGTGGGCCAGCCCGTGGAGGTGGCGCTGCAGGCGGCCACTCCGGCGGGAATGGCGCTCGAGCTGCGCTATGCGCTGCCAGCGGGGGCGCAGGCGGACACGCAGAGCCTCGAGCGCCTCGTGGCCGAGGGCAAGGTGTCCTCTTATGAGGTGGAGGATGGGGCGCTGACGCTCTCCCTGCCACCCCGCGACGCCGGCGTGCCCTTCCAGGCCAGCTTCCGGGTGGTGCCCACGCTGGCGGGCACGCTGCAGGGTGGGGCCTCCAGCCTCTTCCCCGTGGAGCGGCCGGACCTCATCTCCTACGTCCCTCCGGCCCTCTGGACGGTGCGCTGA
- a CDS encoding squalene/phytoene synthase family protein, whose amino-acid sequence MMDAPVGPASPLSDSEVTTLLERTSRTFALAIPLLEQPLRREVGLAYLLLRVADTLEDAATWTREQRRTALTEMEVLIEGGAGPGASELAHRWLALCPSEDAGYLQLLEHTPQLLASLEALRPEAGAILRQFVLRTVRGMREVLARATEQGLLTLGSLEELRAYCYVVAGLVGELLTELFLLDERLTTSAPRLRALAPLFGEALQLVNVLKDATQDREQGRSLLPESVRLEDVHALAASDIVEAARYVRVLHSAGASRGVLAFTSLPLQLAHSSLELLSRKGPGAKVSRSEVASQMEALQEALQRGVLPDDVNRLAQDR is encoded by the coding sequence ATGATGGATGCACCTGTCGGACCCGCCTCACCCCTCTCGGACAGCGAAGTCACGACGCTCCTGGAGCGCACCAGCCGCACCTTCGCGCTCGCCATCCCCTTGCTCGAGCAGCCCCTGCGGCGAGAGGTGGGCCTGGCGTACCTGCTGCTGCGCGTCGCCGACACGCTCGAGGACGCGGCGACATGGACGCGGGAGCAGCGTCGCACGGCGTTGACCGAGATGGAGGTGCTCATCGAGGGTGGCGCGGGCCCGGGAGCCTCCGAGCTCGCTCACCGCTGGCTGGCGCTATGCCCCTCCGAGGACGCCGGCTACCTGCAACTGTTGGAGCACACGCCCCAGCTCCTCGCGAGTCTGGAGGCACTGCGCCCCGAAGCCGGCGCCATCCTGCGCCAGTTCGTGCTGCGCACCGTGCGCGGCATGCGGGAGGTGCTGGCCCGTGCCACCGAGCAAGGCCTGCTGACGTTGGGCTCCCTCGAGGAGCTGCGCGCCTACTGCTACGTGGTGGCCGGACTGGTGGGCGAGCTGCTCACGGAGCTCTTCCTCCTGGATGAGCGCCTGACGACGTCCGCCCCGAGGCTGCGCGCCCTTGCGCCCCTCTTCGGCGAGGCGCTGCAATTGGTAAACGTGCTGAAGGACGCGACGCAGGACCGCGAACAGGGTCGCTCGCTGCTGCCCGAGAGCGTCCGGCTGGAGGATGTCCACGCGCTCGCCGCGAGCGACATCGTCGAGGCGGCCCGCTACGTGCGCGTCCTCCACTCCGCGGGAGCCTCGCGCGGGGTGCTGGCCTTCACCTCGCTGCCGCTGCAGCTGGCGCACTCGTCGCTCGAGCTGCTGTCGCGCAAGGGCCCCGGCGCGAAGGTGTCCCGCTCGGAGGTCGCCTCTCAGATGGAGGCGCTCCAGGAAGCGCTCCAGCGCGGCGTGCTGCCGGACGATGTGAACCGACTCGCCCAGGACAGGTGA
- a CDS encoding HEAT repeat domain-containing protein: MRQLLDQLYSRDAKTSDSAREQLMFHRTSTEEDARAIVEALSREAPSPRSAYDRPEGVLLGLIQSPGSQEAMEYFRDHAPAAIMAAWPRLAERDRGFALKVLAMIGSREGLAFVARTLAEPKGPSDYMVSFALEAIPADTEHVEALFPTLEPVLDFEDDRAVMVLDFANRLAMAGRLRPHPAATRLDRLQRVIESEDEGRYGHAISACYALASIPGARALELLEIASQHPDPLVRMEALYSKVRHGAPDAAEALAKATLDPTIALQARKYLKELGKAHLIPKEANDRAFLAKAEMISWLTHPNEFDGPPESIVLWDRRVLDWPPTKDRRELFLFHYRYPAWNPEEEPEQGVGLVGSVTFSLTNQTQPPPEGTPEDAYVAHCLWELRQEGDPRGETLTPEATRRLLGFKPKLVS; the protein is encoded by the coding sequence ATGCGCCAGCTGCTCGACCAGCTCTACAGCCGTGACGCGAAGACCTCTGACTCGGCCCGGGAACAGCTCATGTTCCACAGGACGAGCACCGAGGAGGACGCCCGCGCAATCGTCGAGGCGCTCTCACGCGAGGCGCCCAGCCCCCGGTCCGCGTACGACCGGCCCGAAGGCGTCCTCCTGGGCCTCATCCAGTCCCCCGGCAGCCAGGAGGCGATGGAGTACTTCCGAGACCATGCGCCCGCCGCCATCATGGCCGCCTGGCCGCGACTGGCGGAGCGGGACCGCGGCTTCGCGCTCAAGGTACTGGCGATGATCGGCTCCCGGGAGGGCCTGGCCTTCGTCGCCCGCACCCTGGCCGAGCCCAAGGGACCGAGCGACTACATGGTCTCGTTCGCCCTGGAGGCCATCCCCGCGGATACCGAGCACGTGGAGGCCCTCTTCCCGACCCTGGAACCGGTGCTCGACTTCGAGGACGACCGGGCGGTGATGGTGCTGGACTTCGCCAACCGGCTGGCGATGGCCGGGCGGCTGCGTCCCCACCCGGCGGCGACCCGGCTGGACCGCCTGCAGCGCGTCATCGAGAGCGAGGACGAGGGCCGCTACGGCCACGCCATCTCCGCCTGCTACGCGCTGGCCTCGATTCCAGGCGCTCGGGCGCTGGAGCTGTTGGAGATCGCCTCCCAGCACCCTGATCCGCTGGTCCGGATGGAGGCGCTCTACAGCAAGGTCCGGCACGGTGCTCCCGACGCAGCGGAGGCCCTGGCGAAAGCCACGCTGGACCCGACGATTGCCCTACAGGCGCGGAAGTACCTGAAGGAGCTGGGCAAGGCGCACCTCATCCCCAAGGAGGCGAATGATCGCGCCTTCCTGGCGAAGGCGGAGATGATCTCCTGGCTCACGCACCCCAACGAGTTCGACGGACCTCCGGAGTCGATCGTCCTCTGGGACCGGCGGGTGCTCGACTGGCCTCCCACGAAGGACCGGCGCGAGCTGTTCCTGTTCCACTACCGCTACCCGGCCTGGAACCCGGAGGAGGAGCCCGAGCAGGGCGTGGGGCTCGTCGGCTCGGTCACCTTCAGCCTCACGAACCAGACGCAGCCTCCTCCGGAGGGGACTCCGGAGGACGCTTACGTGGCCCACTGCCTGTGGGAGCTGCGACAGGAAGGGGATCCGCGCGGCGAGACGCTGACGCCGGAGGCCACGCGGAGGCTGCTCGGCTTCAAGCCGAAGCTCGTGAGCTGA